In the Desulfosporosinus acidiphilus SJ4 genome, AACTGTCCCCCTGACACATTTGTTGCCCGATTCTTCCAGATTTGCTATTATAGAAGGATAGCAAAAAAGTAGTCAAAGGACGGTGAATTTAATGGCAATTTCACGTGAAGACGTTATATATGTCGCCGGATTGGCACGTTTAGAGTTAAACGAACAAGAAATTCAAGAATATACTGTGCAGCTGAACTCGATTCTTGATTACGCCGCAATGTTGGAACGTTTGGATACTGAAGATGTTGTGCCTACGGCTCATGCTGTTCCCTTGCATAATGTGCTGCGGGAGGATGAGGTAAAAGGTTCCATTAAGCACGAAAAGGCCTTAAGAAATGCCCCGGATGCGGAAGAAGGATTTTTCAGGGTTCCGAGAATTAGTCTCACATAGAAAGGAGGGGCTGCGCCCATGATATTTGAGAAATCCGTGAGTGAGCTTCATGAACTCCTTGTGCATAAAGAAGTTAGTGCCACGGAATTAACCAACGCTTACATAGAGCGAATTCATAATTTAGATAAAGATCTGCAAGCTTATTTAACAGTCTTAGAAAAAGAAGCTCAAGCCCAAGCCTCGGAAATCGATCGGAAGATCGCTCAAGGGGGAGAACTAGGGGCTTTAGAAGGCATTCCTATGGCTATGAAAGACAACATGTGTACCGAAGGAATACGTACAAGTTGTGCTTCCAAAATTCTTAAGGAGTTTTATCCTCCCTATGATGCAACAGTAACAACACGATTAAAGGATGCAGGAAGTATTCTTTTAGGTAAATTAAATATGGATGAGTTTGCTATGGGCTCTTCCACAGAGAATTCAGCCTATCTGAAAACACGAAATCCCTGGAAATTAGAATGTGTTCCAGGAGGTTCTTCCGGCGGTTCGGCGGTTTCCGTAGCGGCTGATTTGGCGGCCTTCTCCCTGGGATCTGATACCGGGGGATCGATTCGGCAGCCGGCTGCCTTTTGCGGGGTTGTTGGCCTTAAACCAACCTATGGAGCCGTATCCCGCTTTGGCCTCATAGCCTATGCCTCATCCCTCGATCAAATAGGCCCTCTAACAAAAACAGTAAGGGACAATGCCCTAGTGATGAATGCTATTGCCGGGTACGATTCTCAGGATTCCACCTCTGTTCGCTACGATAAACCTGATTATACAAAATTTCTGCTCAATGACATTAAAGGTTTAAAAATTGGCATACCCCGTGAATATTTCGGGGAAGGGATTGAGCCCGAGGTAGCTAAAGGGATTCAGGAAAGCATTGAAACGCTGCGTAATCTGGGAGCTGAAGTGAGCGAATGTTCTCTCCCCCACACGGAATACGCCATCCCGGCCTACTATTTGATTGCCACTGCCGAAGCCAGTTCCAACCTTGCCCGTTATGATGGTGTCCGCTACGGTTACCGGGCCCAAGCTGAAGATGTTTTGGGGATGTTTAGAAAAACCAGAGCAGAGGGATTCGGACAAGAGGTTAAGCGCAGAATCATGTTGGGAACCTATGCCTTAAGTTCCGGTTATTACGATGCTTATTATCTTAAAGCCCAAAAAGTTCGGACGTTGATCAAGCAAGATTTTGATCAGGCCTTTGAGAAATTTGATGTTCTGCTCTCTCCCGCTGCGCCCACGCCGGCTTTTAAATTCGGTGAGAAATCCAATCCACTGGCTATGTATTTATCAGATATCACAACAGTTCCCATTAATCTGGCAGGTATTCCGGCCATATCCGTACCTGCAGGTTTTGTGAATGGTCTGCCCATCGGCATGCAATTAATGGGCAAGCATTTCAATGAAGGGACGCTCTATCGAGTTGCCTATACCTTTGAGCAAAATACAACGTATCACACGTTAAAACCGGATCTTTCAGAGGAGGTGCTTACCCGTGGCAGTCGCTGATCGTTATGAAATGGTTTGTGGCTTAGAAGTTCATGTGGAGCTTCAAACCAAGACGAAGATATTCTGTGGCTGTACTACCGAGTTTGGGGGGGAACAAAATACCCATGTCTGCCCTGTGTGCTTAGGTATGCCCGGAACCCTTCCGGTTTTAAACCGTGAAGTAGTCAATTATGCCATTCGTGCGGGATTGGCATTAAACTGTGAGATCGCTGATTTTTCTAAATTTGACCGCAAGAACTACTATTATCCCGATTTAACGAAAAACTATCAGACGTCTCAATATGACCTGCCAATTTGCAAAAATGGCGGCTTGGAAATTGAAGTTGACGGAGTTAAAAAGTGGATTGGGATTACCCGGGCACATATGGAAGAAGATGCTGGGAAACTTGTTCACAGCGGGGAAACTATTACGACTTCGGACGCCTCTTCCGTTGATTATAACCGGGCAGGAGTACCGCTTTTGGAGATTGTTTCCGAGCCTGACTTGCGTTCGATTCCGGAAGTTTTAGCCTATCTGGAACAGTTGGTCCAAATTCTGGAATACACTGGGGTTTCCGACTGCCGCATGGAACAAGGTTCGGTTCGCTTTGATGTCAATGTCTCCTTGAGGCCCGCAGGGTCAACAACCTTTGGAACCCGAACTGAGACAAAAAACCTTAATTCTTTCAGTTCAGTCCGACGCTGCATGGAATATGAAGTTGCCCGCCAGGCCCGTGTTCTTGATGAAGGGGAGGAAGTGGTTCAGGAAACCCGGACTTGGGATGAAGGCCGGGGAATTACCCTAGCATTGCGTTCCAAAGAAGAAGCTCATGATTACCGCTATTTCCCTGAGCCGGATCTCGTTCCCCTCGTAATAGACAGGGAGTGGGTAGAAGAAATTCGCAAAACATTGCCCGAACTTCCCAGAGAACGCCGGAACCGTTTACAGAGTTTAGGACTATCTGCTTACGATGCAGCAGTGCTTACGCAAACTAAAGCCATGGCCGACTATTTTGACCAGGGTTTAGCTCATGGTGCCGAGGCAAAGAGTTTAGCCAATTGGGTTATGGGGGATCTAACCAGGCTGCTGAACAGCAATCAGTGTCAAATAGCGGATTCGCCTGTTTCCGCCCAAAAGTTGGTGGAACTTGTAAAACTCATTGACAAAGGCACTTTGAGCGGCAAAATCGCCAAATCTGTTCTGGAAGAAATGTATTCTTCGGGCAAAGATGCTGACCAGATTGTCAAAGAGAAAGGGCTTGCTCAAATCAGTGATGAAGGAGCATTGCTCGGAATCATCGACCAGGTAATTGTCGCTAATCCCCAATCCGTAGAAGATTTTCACGCGGGTAAAGAGCGGGCTATTGGGTTCTTAGTGGGACAGATTATGAAAGCGACAAAAGGACAAGCTAATCCTGGTCTTGTTAATCAGCTGCTTAAGGAAAGATTAGCAAAGTAACAGGATCTGTTAATAAAATTGGAATACCTCCTTGAGGTACTTCTATGACTTAAAACGATTTACTGCGTTTAAAGTGGGGTGGCCTAACTATTCATGTAATAGGCCATCCCACTTTAATATTAAATAAAGTATTAACTTTAAGAATTGTGTCAAATTTCATAAAATTATTAAGGGATATAAATCAAGAATTAATGATTTTAAATTATAACTAATTATAATTAGGCTTTATTCTCTTAAAGATAAAACCTTATGCTTTAATATTACTTAAATGTATTAAGTGAAGGCTGATGTATACAGTATAAGCATTTTGATCTCCTTCAAACTTAACATTTATTATGCTAGTATAGAGAATAAATATTCGCGACATAGTATATAATATATTTCCCATTTGAAGAAGAGGGGTGTTTCCATTGAGACATTTAACGATTGTAGATACAACATTACGGGATGGAGAGCAAACGGCAGGAGTCGTATTTTCCAATCAAGAAAAATTGCGCATTGCTCGCTTACTCGATGAGGTAGGTGTTCATCAAATCGAAGCAGGGGTTGCCGTCATGGGCGGAGACGAAAAAAAAGCCATCAGCGAGATAGCAAAACTCGGTTTAAAAGCCAGTATTATGGGCTGGAATCGTGCGGTCATCTCGGATATTGAAGCATCTCTTGCTTGTGGAGTGGATGCGGTAGCCATTTCAATTTCCACGTCCGATATTCATATAGAACATAAACTTATGACCACCCGCGACGATGTACTGGAACGTATGGTTAAAGCGACAGAGTTTGCCAAAAGGGAAGGTATGTATATATCCGTCAATGCCGAAGATGCTTCCCGTTCCGATATGGATTTTCTGATCCGGTTTGCTCAGGAAGCTAAAAAAGCGGGTGCAGATCGTCTGCGTTATTGCGATACTGTTGGGATACTTGATCCCTTCACTACTTACGATAATATTAAAACGTTAATCGAGAAAACGGGGCTCGATGTTGAGATGCATACCCACGATGATTTTGGGATGGCCACGGCAAATGCTTTGGCTGGAGCTAAAGCAGGGGCTTCCCATGTTGGGGTCACTGTCAATGGATTAGGAGAACGCGCCGGTAATGCCGCTTTAGAAGAAGTGGTTATGGCTCTTAAGTTTTTACTCAACACTGATATGAGCTTTGCCACCGAACGATTTGTTGAACTTTCTGAGTATGTTGCTCGGGCTTCAGGCCGTATGCTTCCTCCTTGGAAGTCTATTGTAGGAAGCAACATGTTTGCCCATGAATCAGGAATTCACGCTGATGGGGCTTTAAAGAATCCCCGGACCTACGAAGCCTTCAGCCCGGAAGATGTCGGGCTAGAACGTCAGATTGTTATTGGCAAACACTCCGGAACTGCCTCGATTAAGGCAAAGTTTAAAGAATATGGCAAAGAAATTTCTGAGGAACAAGCAGTTGAAATGTTAGCTAAAGTACGTGCTTTGGCAGTGGATATGAAACGATCCTTATTTGATAAGGAACTTGTTTATATTTATGGGGATATGTTGAAACAAAAGAATCAATAATACCACAATCAATCAATAAGGCGATAGTCAAAGGTGTTTAAGTCGCAGCGTTGACGGTTAGTTTTTCTTTAAGGAAAGGGAGTATCACTTAATGACAGTTAAGGTTACATTGATTCCCGGCGATGGGATAGGGCCTGAGGTAAGCGCCGCTACTCAAAAGGTAATAACCGCCAGTCAGGCACCTCTGGACTGGGAGGTTGTGGAAGCAGGAGAAGCTTGCATTGAAAAATATGGAACTCCTTTACCGGAGCATGTATTAGAAACAATTCGCCGCAATAAGGTTGCAATCAAAGGACCGATTACGACTCCCGTCGGTAAGGGTTTTCGCAGCGTAAATGTAGCCCTGAGGCAGCAACTGCAGCTTTATGCCAATGTAAGACATTTGCGAAATCTGCCTAATGTCCCGTCTAAGTATCAAGACGTCGATATAGTAGTTGTCAGGGAAAATACAGAAGACCTATATGCAGGCATTGAACACAAGGTTGGAAATTATGCCGCAGAATCCATTAAAGTGATAACACGTGATGCGTCAGAGCGCATAGGAAGGTACGCCTTTGAGCTTGCTCGGCGGGAAGGGCGTAAACGTGTGACGATTGTTCATAAAGCGAATATCATGAAGCTGAGTGATGGACTCTTTCTGGAAAGTATCCGCCATGTAGCCCGAGATTTTCCTGAGATTGAATGTGAGGATCGGATTATTGATGCTTTGTGCATGAACCTGGTGCAAGTTCCCGAACAGTTTGATGTATTAGTGCTGCCCAACTTATACGGAGATATTGTATCCGACCTTGTTGCGGGTTTAGTCGGAGGATTAGGAGTTGCTCCGGGGGCAAACATTGGTGAGATGGGGGCGGTTTTTGAGGCCGTTCATGGCAGCGCTCCACAGATTGCCGGCAAAAATATAGCCAACCCTTTAGCGATGATTCTTTCCGGAATTGAAATGCTGAAGTACTTGGGATTTATAAAAGAGGCTCAGCGAGTGGAAAAGGGTATTAATGATGTTTTAAGTCATCGAGAGTATGTCACTCCCGATTTGGGTGGAACCTCCGGCACTCAGGAAATGGCAATGGCTATTGTTGAAAGTATGAAATAAATGAAGATTATAACTTAAGAACCCAGATTATGAGACGCGTTCAAACTCTTAAATCCATTACAGGAAGTAGCTTGAATTCGGTAAAAGGCAGGTGAGGGATTGAGTTCCAAGCCTGTCTTTTCACAAGGTGTAAACAATTAAATACATGTATCTATATGTAGACATAACCGCGAGCTAAAGATTAGTCCATTTTGATTGAATTTTGTACAATTTATGTCAACAATAGTGGACAATAGTGTTCGAGAAATCCAAAAGTTTTAACTTCCAATTTCTACACAAAACCTAGATGCAGCACTAAATCAAAAATTCCGAATCTATTGAATAATATTGGCACAATAATTGCAAAGAAAATTCAATACTCTCCAAATTGACTAAATCTCAGGCGGAGTTAAGGCGGTACTTGTGTTTTTTGCTCAAGGCACTAGAGATTCATGGAATTAAGTAAGGAGGATGCAGCATTGATTAGGGAAGAGTATCAAAAGAAATGTGTTACGGCAGATGAAGCTGTAAAAGTGATTCGCAGCGGGGATTGGGTAGAGTTTGCTTGGGCCGCGAGCGTGGCCGGTCTGTTAGACGAAGCATTGGCCCGTCGTAAAGATGAGCTTTATGACGTGAATCTGCGCGGAGGCGTACTATTGACTCCCTTGGCCTGTATTGAGAGTGATCCAACGGGAGAACATTTTACCTGGAACAGCTGGCATCTTGGTGGACGGGAACGCAAATGGGCTCAAAAAGGTTTGGCCTATTATATCCCGCTAAAATATTCGGAATTGCCACGCTACATACGTGAAAATTTACAAACGGATGTAGTAGCTATTCAGGTCGCCCCCATGGATGAGCATGGCTATTTTAGTTTTGGCGTAACAGTCTCCCACTATGCTGCGGCGATTGAAAAGGCCCGCAATGTTATCGTTGAGGTTAACGAAGATATGCCTAGAGTCCATGGTGGATATGACCATATGGTGCATATTTCCAAAGTTGATTATATTGTTGAAGGCGGTCATCGTGGTCTGCCAGTCCTTCCATCGGCTCCTGCATCAGAGATTGACCGGCAAATTGCCGCCTATGTCCTGCCGGAGATTAAAGACGGAGCTTGTATCCAACTTGGTATTGGCGGGATGCCTAACGCCTTAGGACAGATGATAGCCGAATCGGATCTTAAGGACCTCGGAATTCACACAGAAATGTTGGTTGATGGGTTTGTCGATATGGTGGAAGCAGGGAAGGTCACCGGGAGATGTAAAAATTTAGACCGCGGCAGAATGGTATATTCTTTTGCAGCGGGTACACAGAAACTTTATGATTTTATGCGTGACAATCCATCTTTGGCCGGTTATCCTGTGGACTATTCCAACTTGCCTTTCATAGCTTCCCAGATTGACCAGCTGATTTCAATTAACAGCGCTTTGGAAATCGATCTGACGGGACAAGTTTGCTCAGAATCGGCCGGACCAAATATCATTAGCGGTGCCGGCGGCCAGTTGGATTTTGTGGAAGCTGCCTATCACTCTAAGGGCGGAAAAAGCTTCATTTGTTTGCCTTCCACCTTTAAAGATAAACAAGGAACTGTACACTCCAGAATTAAAGGGCTTTTAACTCTTGGGGCAACAGTTACGGATACGAGGCCAACCGTCCAATTTGTTGTCACTGAGTATGGCAAGGTTAACTTAAAGGGACTCTCAACCTGGCAGAGAGCAGAGGCCTTGATTTCAATTGCTCATCCTGACTTTAGAGAGGGTCTTATTGAAGAAGCTAAGAAATTAGGTATTTGGCGGAAAAAGTCCAAATAGCAAATAAAAACACCATTACCAAATATAAGCCAATGCCAAATTAAAAAATATTAATTTGATTTCGAGATGTTTACGAAGAGCTTGAAGGAGTACCCCGTTTATGGAAATTATATTCTTAGGATGGGGATAAATTAAGAAACGAATTATGTCGCAAAATGTAAACCGTGAGAAGGGAGTCCCTTGGATAGGGCTCCTTCTTTTTCATCTCTGGACATTAGCCCGGGGAACCCTTAGAATTGGGAATAGAAGTGTTTCGATGATAGAGTCTCAAGCACTATGAGATAGAGGATGAATAGTATGGTTAAAAAGAAAGAGGTTCGAATTCCCCCACGACAACCTATCTGGAACATATGGCAAGGCCTGTTTTTAATAGCATTAGTTACACTTTTAGAATTTCCCCTTGGCTGGCTGGAAACTCCTAAAGATCTGGCTTCAGTAAACGGAGTTTTAAGATTTTTAGGGGTAGGATTTGGGGATGTATTTCTATACATTAGTGTTATTTGGATTTTTATGCGCCTCATTCGCCGTCCTTTTTCAGACTTGGGTTTTGTAAAGGCTGAAAAACGATTTATTTTGTTAGGACTTGCGGCTGGATTTTTTCTGTTTTTTAGTATTGGTCTCTTAGGGAACGAATTGACAAAAATCTTGGGTATACCAGCGCCGCAGAGTTTTGCCATTGCGGTTAAAGGGGCAAACTATTCTTGGGAATTCGCTCTTCTTACCTTATTGGGAGGAATCATAGCACCCATTAAAGAAGAAATGCTTTTTCGCGGATTAATCTACCCGCCGCTGCGAGAAGCTCACGGGAAGGGCAAAGGAATAGTCCTGACCGGAATGTTTTTTGCGATGTTACATTTTGACCTAATACGGTTTTTACCCTTATTTCTGGGAGGAATTGTCCTTACATGGTTATATGAACGCTCTTCCAGTATATGGCCGTCAGTTGTAGCACACGGGACATGGAATATTTTGATGGCTCTTGCCCTTTGGATACAGCGTTATTAGTGACCATCATGTTTTTTATGATTATTCCAGGCATAGATACACGATACTAGTAGGGCAGTTTTTGTTATTTTCTGCAGATGCTTCAATCGTAAAAATTAATACTACTTCTTTATAATATCTAAAAACCAAGAAGGAGAGCTGTAACTTTGGATTCTGTTTTAATCAAGACTCATGGATTGACGAAAAGGTATGGGGCGGTCCCTGTGGTAAAAGGGCTTGATTTAGAAGTTAAAAGCGGTGAAATATTTGGCTTCTTGGGGCCTAATGGTGCCGGGAAAACAACGACAATTAAAATGTTGACGGGTTTGCTGGACCCTAGTGAAGGCGAGGCCTTAATCTGTAACTATGATATTAGTAAACAGCCAACTCAAGCTAAGTCTCTAATGGCCTATGTACCTGATCAGCCAAAATTATATGGTAAGCTTTCGGCGCGGGAGTTCTTGTACCTTATTTCTGCCCTTTATAGAGTTCCTAAGGAAGTCATGAAAGAGAGGGCGGAACAACTGTTGAGTTTGTTCGGACTTCAAGATCGTGCGGATGAGTTGCTGGAAGGCTATTCTCATGGCATGCGTCAAAAGGTGGTATTGGCCTCGGCTCTTATCCATCAGCCCAAGGTAATTCTTCTCGATGAGCCTACCGTCGGCCTTGATCCGGGAAGTGCTCGTTTACTTAAAGATGTTCTGCAGGAAATGGCTCGCCAAGGAGCTGCTATTTTTGTCTCCACCCATATACTGGAGATTGCAGAAAGGATGTGCCATCGCGTAGGTATTCTTAAAGATGGCTTGCTGATTGCTCAAGGCAGTCCTGAAGAGCTGCGGAAGAAGGTTGGACGCGAAGGAGAAAGCCTGGAAGATATCTTCTTAGAGCTTACAGGCGGTCATGAAAATGCTGAACTGATTAAGGGTCTGGAGGAGGGCTGAAGGTATGAAAATTCAATTGCCTCCGCCTTTGATGAGCCCGCCGCCGGAACAATCCTTTCTGCAAAATTTGATGCTGTTGTTGAGGAATCAGCTGCGAGTTAGTTGGAATCAGTTCCGTCACAGGCCTGTGAGAGTCCTTATCGCCATGGTAGGGCTTTTAATAGGAGTAATTGCAATTGTCGTTTCCCTAGGAATTTTCGCTTATGGGTCTTTAAAAGCCCTGTCTCCCGATACAGTCCAGGGCTTCCTATCGATGTTATTTATGGTCGGCTTAGGGGGACAGATCTTTTTTGGTATTACAGGAGCCTTTGTTGCCCTTTACATG is a window encoding:
- a CDS encoding isocitrate/isopropylmalate dehydrogenase family protein, yielding MTVKVTLIPGDGIGPEVSAATQKVITASQAPLDWEVVEAGEACIEKYGTPLPEHVLETIRRNKVAIKGPITTPVGKGFRSVNVALRQQLQLYANVRHLRNLPNVPSKYQDVDIVVVRENTEDLYAGIEHKVGNYAAESIKVITRDASERIGRYAFELARREGRKRVTIVHKANIMKLSDGLFLESIRHVARDFPEIECEDRIIDALCMNLVQVPEQFDVLVLPNLYGDIVSDLVAGLVGGLGVAPGANIGEMGAVFEAVHGSAPQIAGKNIANPLAMILSGIEMLKYLGFIKEAQRVEKGINDVLSHREYVTPDLGGTSGTQEMAMAIVESMK
- a CDS encoding CPBP family intramembrane glutamic endopeptidase; translation: MVKKKEVRIPPRQPIWNIWQGLFLIALVTLLEFPLGWLETPKDLASVNGVLRFLGVGFGDVFLYISVIWIFMRLIRRPFSDLGFVKAEKRFILLGLAAGFFLFFSIGLLGNELTKILGIPAPQSFAIAVKGANYSWEFALLTLLGGIIAPIKEEMLFRGLIYPPLREAHGKGKGIVLTGMFFAMLHFDLIRFLPLFLGGIVLTWLYERSSSIWPSVVAHGTWNILMALALWIQRY
- a CDS encoding ABC transporter ATP-binding protein, yielding MDSVLIKTHGLTKRYGAVPVVKGLDLEVKSGEIFGFLGPNGAGKTTTIKMLTGLLDPSEGEALICNYDISKQPTQAKSLMAYVPDQPKLYGKLSAREFLYLISALYRVPKEVMKERAEQLLSLFGLQDRADELLEGYSHGMRQKVVLASALIHQPKVILLDEPTVGLDPGSARLLKDVLQEMARQGAAIFVSTHILEIAERMCHRVGILKDGLLIAQGSPEELRKKVGREGESLEDIFLELTGGHENAELIKGLEEG
- the gatC gene encoding Asp-tRNA(Asn)/Glu-tRNA(Gln) amidotransferase subunit GatC; this translates as MAISREDVIYVAGLARLELNEQEIQEYTVQLNSILDYAAMLERLDTEDVVPTAHAVPLHNVLREDEVKGSIKHEKALRNAPDAEEGFFRVPRISLT
- the gatB gene encoding Asp-tRNA(Asn)/Glu-tRNA(Gln) amidotransferase subunit GatB produces the protein MAVADRYEMVCGLEVHVELQTKTKIFCGCTTEFGGEQNTHVCPVCLGMPGTLPVLNREVVNYAIRAGLALNCEIADFSKFDRKNYYYPDLTKNYQTSQYDLPICKNGGLEIEVDGVKKWIGITRAHMEEDAGKLVHSGETITTSDASSVDYNRAGVPLLEIVSEPDLRSIPEVLAYLEQLVQILEYTGVSDCRMEQGSVRFDVNVSLRPAGSTTFGTRTETKNLNSFSSVRRCMEYEVARQARVLDEGEEVVQETRTWDEGRGITLALRSKEEAHDYRYFPEPDLVPLVIDREWVEEIRKTLPELPRERRNRLQSLGLSAYDAAVLTQTKAMADYFDQGLAHGAEAKSLANWVMGDLTRLLNSNQCQIADSPVSAQKLVELVKLIDKGTLSGKIAKSVLEEMYSSGKDADQIVKEKGLAQISDEGALLGIIDQVIVANPQSVEDFHAGKERAIGFLVGQIMKATKGQANPGLVNQLLKERLAK
- the gatA gene encoding Asp-tRNA(Asn)/Glu-tRNA(Gln) amidotransferase subunit GatA, with product MIFEKSVSELHELLVHKEVSATELTNAYIERIHNLDKDLQAYLTVLEKEAQAQASEIDRKIAQGGELGALEGIPMAMKDNMCTEGIRTSCASKILKEFYPPYDATVTTRLKDAGSILLGKLNMDEFAMGSSTENSAYLKTRNPWKLECVPGGSSGGSAVSVAADLAAFSLGSDTGGSIRQPAAFCGVVGLKPTYGAVSRFGLIAYASSLDQIGPLTKTVRDNALVMNAIAGYDSQDSTSVRYDKPDYTKFLLNDIKGLKIGIPREYFGEGIEPEVAKGIQESIETLRNLGAEVSECSLPHTEYAIPAYYLIATAEASSNLARYDGVRYGYRAQAEDVLGMFRKTRAEGFGQEVKRRIMLGTYALSSGYYDAYYLKAQKVRTLIKQDFDQAFEKFDVLLSPAAPTPAFKFGEKSNPLAMYLSDITTVPINLAGIPAISVPAGFVNGLPIGMQLMGKHFNEGTLYRVAYTFEQNTTYHTLKPDLSEEVLTRGSR
- a CDS encoding acetyl-CoA hydrolase/transferase C-terminal domain-containing protein → MELSKEDAALIREEYQKKCVTADEAVKVIRSGDWVEFAWAASVAGLLDEALARRKDELYDVNLRGGVLLTPLACIESDPTGEHFTWNSWHLGGRERKWAQKGLAYYIPLKYSELPRYIRENLQTDVVAIQVAPMDEHGYFSFGVTVSHYAAAIEKARNVIVEVNEDMPRVHGGYDHMVHISKVDYIVEGGHRGLPVLPSAPASEIDRQIAAYVLPEIKDGACIQLGIGGMPNALGQMIAESDLKDLGIHTEMLVDGFVDMVEAGKVTGRCKNLDRGRMVYSFAAGTQKLYDFMRDNPSLAGYPVDYSNLPFIASQIDQLISINSALEIDLTGQVCSESAGPNIISGAGGQLDFVEAAYHSKGGKSFICLPSTFKDKQGTVHSRIKGLLTLGATVTDTRPTVQFVVTEYGKVNLKGLSTWQRAEALISIAHPDFREGLIEEAKKLGIWRKKSK
- the nifV gene encoding homocitrate synthase — translated: MRHLTIVDTTLRDGEQTAGVVFSNQEKLRIARLLDEVGVHQIEAGVAVMGGDEKKAISEIAKLGLKASIMGWNRAVISDIEASLACGVDAVAISISTSDIHIEHKLMTTRDDVLERMVKATEFAKREGMYISVNAEDASRSDMDFLIRFAQEAKKAGADRLRYCDTVGILDPFTTYDNIKTLIEKTGLDVEMHTHDDFGMATANALAGAKAGASHVGVTVNGLGERAGNAALEEVVMALKFLLNTDMSFATERFVELSEYVARASGRMLPPWKSIVGSNMFAHESGIHADGALKNPRTYEAFSPEDVGLERQIVIGKHSGTASIKAKFKEYGKEISEEQAVEMLAKVRALAVDMKRSLFDKELVYIYGDMLKQKNQ